The following proteins are encoded in a genomic region of Salinicoccus sp. RF5:
- a CDS encoding NAD(P)/FAD-dependent oxidoreductase, translating into MSENKTALVIGGGLGGLSAAITLKQKGFDVSLYEKNDHLGGKLNRHEQDGFGFDLGPSLLTMPYIFERLFSGSGKSMKDYVEISEVPMQWRSFFTDGTHIDLYADLEKMAQKNPQLTNEDIAEYSDFLAYAGKIDRLTLPGYFEKGFDDIRSIIRFHGPLTALRGFDYFSSMQQGINRHVSHPHMRDMLGYFIKYVGSSAYRAPAVLNMMAHMQHEQGVWYVKGGLHRLAEGIARLARDIGVDIHTGHSIRTAITDGSGHIQYIVLSDGSRRSADYIISNMEVLPFYRHVLDQPPRNMAKLENKFEPASSGLVLHLGIDRTYPQLGHHNFFFSADSRKNYREVFEEKVLPTDPTIYLVNTNKTDAEQAPAGHENLKILPHIPPLQKKEYTKADYLAFREIVLEKLEKMGLDGLRDHIVSEYMLTPHDIESLYFSDHGAIYGTVSDRRKNKGFKHPKQSKHIDNLYFVGGTVNPGGGMPMVTLSGQQVGAMISEKERSGR; encoded by the coding sequence ATGTCTGAAAATAAAACAGCACTAGTCATCGGTGGAGGGCTCGGCGGCCTGTCCGCAGCAATCACATTGAAGCAGAAGGGGTTCGATGTGTCGCTCTACGAAAAGAATGATCATCTCGGCGGCAAGCTGAACCGCCATGAACAGGATGGATTCGGATTTGACTTGGGCCCATCGCTCCTTACCATGCCCTATATTTTCGAGCGTCTTTTTTCAGGCAGTGGTAAAAGTATGAAGGACTATGTCGAAATCAGTGAAGTCCCAATGCAGTGGCGGTCATTTTTCACAGATGGCACCCACATCGATCTTTATGCGGACCTTGAAAAGATGGCACAGAAAAACCCCCAACTCACCAATGAAGATATTGCAGAGTACAGTGATTTTCTCGCCTATGCCGGTAAGATCGATCGTCTGACCCTGCCCGGATACTTCGAAAAAGGCTTTGACGATATCCGCTCCATCATCCGTTTCCACGGACCGCTCACGGCTCTCCGCGGCTTTGATTATTTCTCCAGCATGCAGCAGGGCATCAACAGGCATGTCAGTCATCCTCATATGCGCGATATGCTCGGTTATTTCATCAAGTATGTCGGTTCAAGCGCCTATCGTGCACCAGCTGTCCTCAATATGATGGCACACATGCAGCATGAACAGGGCGTATGGTATGTCAAAGGCGGCCTGCACAGACTTGCCGAAGGGATTGCCCGGCTGGCGCGAGATATCGGCGTAGATATACATACCGGCCACTCGATCAGGACCGCCATAACCGATGGGAGTGGACATATCCAATATATCGTGCTCTCAGATGGCAGCAGGAGAAGTGCCGATTACATCATCTCCAATATGGAAGTATTGCCGTTCTATCGCCATGTGCTGGATCAACCTCCGCGTAATATGGCGAAACTGGAGAATAAATTTGAGCCGGCAAGCTCAGGACTTGTACTCCACCTTGGCATAGACCGGACCTATCCACAGCTTGGTCACCACAACTTCTTCTTCTCGGCAGACTCCAGGAAGAACTATAGGGAAGTGTTCGAGGAAAAGGTTCTGCCGACGGACCCGACCATATACCTCGTCAACACAAATAAGACCGATGCCGAACAGGCACCGGCCGGGCATGAAAACCTGAAAATACTCCCCCATATCCCTCCGCTCCAGAAAAAGGAATACACCAAGGCCGACTATCTTGCATTCAGGGAGATCGTACTTGAAAAACTGGAGAAGATGGGGCTCGATGGCCTACGTGATCATATCGTTTCAGAGTATATGCTCACACCCCACGATATCGAATCCCTCTATTTTTCAGATCACGGGGCAATCTACGGAACGGTCTCCGACCGAAGAAAGAACAAGGGATTCAAGCATCCGAAGCAGTCAAAACATATTGATAACCTTTATTTCGTCGGTGGAACTGTGAATCCTGGAGGCGGCATGCCGATGGTCACATTAAGCGGCCAGCAGGTCGGGGCGATGATTTCAGAAAAAGAAAGAAGCGGCAGATAG
- a CDS encoding phytoene/squalene synthase family protein, with the protein MTNDYTFSLENDYKHCQSLIRQHSKSFYYAFSSLPEPDANAVYAIYAFCRIADDAIDQAEDMKARVANLRRLEAELDAFVAGDTPEASMWRALKDVTARYEIDSSMLYAQIKGQEMDIHFEQPESMDDLIHYSNHVAGSVGRLLLPILSDDLSQDRKRSAEKLGVAMQITNILRDIGEDIREHGRIYVPETLLDRYGCPVSQLEKGTIDDAFINMWEHLAVEAETLYDDFREEVIHYKQEARLPLLVSLSVYREILNEVRSNGYDCFTKRNAVPMTRKMKIRNEESRFLKNLKDI; encoded by the coding sequence ATGACCAATGATTACACCTTCTCGCTCGAGAATGACTACAAACATTGCCAATCTTTGATCAGACAGCACTCCAAAAGTTTCTATTACGCCTTTTCCAGCCTGCCTGAACCGGATGCCAACGCCGTATACGCCATCTATGCTTTCTGCAGGATCGCCGATGACGCAATAGATCAGGCAGAGGACATGAAGGCCCGGGTCGCCAATCTCAGAAGACTCGAGGCGGAGCTTGATGCATTTGTTGCAGGAGACACCCCCGAGGCTTCAATGTGGCGTGCACTCAAGGATGTGACCGCCCGTTATGAAATTGATTCCTCCATGCTCTATGCCCAGATCAAAGGCCAGGAGATGGACATCCACTTCGAACAGCCCGAAAGCATGGACGACCTCATTCACTACAGCAATCATGTTGCAGGTTCTGTCGGGAGGCTGCTGCTTCCGATTTTAAGTGATGACCTGTCCCAGGATCGGAAGCGGAGTGCAGAGAAACTTGGTGTCGCCATGCAGATCACCAACATCCTCCGGGACATTGGTGAGGATATCAGGGAACATGGACGCATATATGTACCCGAAACCCTTCTTGACCGGTATGGTTGTCCCGTGTCACAACTCGAAAAAGGGACGATCGACGATGCCTTCATAAATATGTGGGAGCATCTCGCAGTTGAGGCGGAAACGCTCTATGACGACTTCAGGGAGGAAGTCATACATTACAAGCAGGAGGCGAGGCTCCCGCTTCTCGTCTCACTCTCAGTCTATCGCGAAATACTGAATGAGGTGAGGAGCAACGGTTATGACTGCTTCACAAAACGCAATGCCGTGCCCATGACACGTAAAATGAAGATCAGGAATGAGGAAAGCCGGTTTCTCAAAAATCTTAAGGATATATAG
- a CDS encoding NAD(P)/FAD-dependent oxidoreductase, whose translation MTKKITVIGAGVAGLASAIRLQNEGYEVTILEKGTAPGGKMNRIDLDGYKFDLGPTIVMMPELYREVFELAGRDPEDYIPMQRLDPMYSGYFDNGQKQYQVTNDLVRNIEMFEEISDEDAEGFMRYLSDLYHRFNIAKKHFLQRPFRNKKDFYNPFMIGQGMKLKTLNNAENLMKKYIKDKRMRQMISFQTLYIGISPFKGPSLYTIIPMIEFLYGVWFIKGGMRTMASGMERLFKEMGGKIEYGTSVDHIVIEDKEAVGVSAEGRFMPSDYVMCNADFPYAMKHLVREPEHKGKYQDEKIDRMDYSCSCFVLYLGMDRKYPEIDNVHNFVFSEDLDANINGIFDGEMLEDPSLYMYIASKMDESLAPEGKDGLYILMPVSDTSTMEYEWTDEVSRMYRDKIIRKISMLPGMENFEQEIISETMMTPLEFEGRFNAYNGATFGLRPTLTQSNHLRPQSKATHCENLYFTGSSTHPGAGVPIVLLSSKIAVEELLKDDNHR comes from the coding sequence ATGACAAAAAAAATTACAGTAATAGGAGCGGGCGTTGCCGGCCTCGCCAGTGCAATACGCCTGCAGAATGAAGGCTACGAAGTCACCATCCTGGAAAAAGGTACAGCGCCGGGAGGCAAGATGAACCGCATCGACCTCGATGGCTATAAATTCGACCTCGGACCGACCATCGTCATGATGCCGGAGTTGTACAGGGAAGTCTTTGAACTTGCAGGACGCGACCCGGAAGACTACATCCCAATGCAGCGTCTCGATCCGATGTACAGCGGTTACTTTGATAACGGTCAAAAGCAGTATCAGGTGACGAATGACCTTGTCAGGAACATAGAAATGTTCGAGGAGATCAGTGATGAGGATGCTGAAGGTTTCATGAGATACTTGAGCGACCTTTACCATCGCTTCAATATCGCCAAAAAGCACTTTCTCCAGCGCCCCTTCAGGAATAAGAAAGACTTCTATAATCCCTTCATGATCGGACAGGGCATGAAGCTCAAAACATTGAACAATGCTGAGAATCTGATGAAGAAATACATCAAGGACAAGCGCATGAGACAGATGATCAGCTTCCAGACCCTCTATATCGGCATCTCCCCCTTCAAAGGGCCTTCGCTCTATACGATCATTCCAATGATAGAGTTCCTCTATGGCGTGTGGTTCATCAAAGGCGGCATGCGTACGATGGCCTCCGGCATGGAGCGCCTATTCAAGGAGATGGGCGGTAAAATCGAATATGGGACCAGCGTGGACCATATCGTCATAGAAGACAAAGAGGCAGTGGGTGTATCGGCAGAGGGGCGCTTCATGCCTTCAGACTATGTCATGTGCAATGCCGATTTCCCCTATGCAATGAAGCACCTGGTCAGGGAACCGGAGCATAAAGGGAAGTATCAGGATGAGAAAATCGATAGGATGGACTACTCCTGCTCCTGTTTCGTACTCTACCTGGGTATGGACAGGAAGTACCCCGAAATCGACAATGTACACAACTTCGTATTTTCTGAAGATCTTGATGCAAACATCAACGGCATCTTTGACGGGGAAATGCTCGAGGATCCTTCCCTCTATATGTATATCGCTTCAAAAATGGATGAATCCCTTGCACCGGAAGGTAAAGACGGCCTCTACATCCTCATGCCCGTCTCAGACACATCCACGATGGAATATGAATGGACCGATGAAGTATCCAGAATGTACCGGGACAAGATCATCCGTAAGATCAGTATGCTGCCGGGCATGGAGAATTTCGAGCAGGAGATCATTTCCGAAACGATGATGACACCCTTGGAGTTCGAAGGGCGCTTCAATGCATATAACGGAGCAACATTCGGCCTCAGGCCTACACTCACACAGAGCAATCATCTGAGACCGCAAAGCAAGGCGACACATTGCGAGAATCTTTATTTCACTGGAAGCAGTACACACCCGGGTGCAGGTGTGCCGATTGTTCTCCTGTCTTCCAAGATTGCGGTCGAAGAGCTGCTGAAAGACGATAACCACCGATAG
- the fni gene encoding type 2 isopentenyl-diphosphate Delta-isomerase, producing MNEKIDLRSQRKNEHVRHALDQPSQPGMSDFEKIRFVHQSIPSVNMEEVDLSTRIGPFEVSRPLYINAMTGGSEWTREINRKLAEVARATGLPMAVGSIHAALKHPELSDSFTIVRDRHPDGIVFANVGADVSLEGAKRAVEMLRADALQIHINAPQELIMPEGDRNFKSWRANIESIVEHAGVPVIVKEVGFGMSSETLQILKDIGVKYADVSGRGGTNFASIENTRREKADMAYMSDWGLSTPISLLEAQPFLEDMDILASGGIKTPLDAMKCLALGAKAIGMSRLMLEQVEHHGIEAAIEHVEQFHHQMCKISIMINAQNIEEISSRPIVLSPEIISWQRQRSLDK from the coding sequence ATGAACGAAAAAATAGACTTAAGAAGCCAACGGAAAAATGAACACGTCAGACATGCCCTCGACCAGCCGTCACAGCCAGGCATGTCCGACTTCGAAAAAATCCGCTTCGTCCACCAGTCCATCCCCTCCGTAAATATGGAAGAGGTTGACCTTTCCACCCGTATCGGCCCTTTTGAGGTTTCACGCCCCCTCTACATTAATGCAATGACCGGGGGAAGTGAATGGACCCGCGAAATCAACCGGAAACTGGCGGAAGTAGCCCGGGCTACCGGACTCCCCATGGCAGTTGGATCCATTCACGCAGCCTTGAAGCACCCTGAGCTTTCGGATTCCTTTACCATTGTCCGGGACAGACATCCCGATGGCATCGTCTTCGCCAACGTGGGTGCAGATGTCTCTTTGGAAGGGGCAAAACGCGCCGTGGAGATGCTCCGGGCGGATGCTCTGCAGATACACATCAATGCACCCCAGGAGCTCATCATGCCTGAAGGCGACCGCAACTTCAAATCATGGCGGGCCAATATCGAAAGTATCGTTGAACATGCCGGGGTACCTGTAATAGTGAAGGAAGTCGGCTTCGGCATGAGCAGTGAGACACTCCAGATACTGAAGGATATTGGTGTAAAATATGCCGATGTGAGCGGCAGGGGCGGCACCAATTTCGCTTCCATAGAAAATACCCGACGTGAGAAGGCTGACATGGCCTACATGAGCGACTGGGGCCTTTCCACGCCCATTTCCCTCCTTGAAGCACAGCCTTTTCTTGAAGATATGGATATCCTGGCAAGCGGAGGCATCAAAACGCCCCTCGATGCCATGAAATGTCTGGCACTCGGGGCGAAAGCCATCGGCATGTCGCGCCTTATGCTGGAACAGGTGGAACACCATGGCATCGAAGCAGCCATCGAACATGTCGAGCAGTTCCACCATCAGATGTGTAAGATATCCATAATGATCAATGCGCAGAATATCGAAGAAATTTCCAGCCGGCCCATTGTCCTGAGTCCAGAGATCATATCATGGCAGAGACAGCGTTCGCTGGATAAGTGA
- a CDS encoding BCCT family transporter, whose product MENPTQPSGRKLSKVFIYASIIVGIMVVLGAVFPDRFGQVTGNVGSWVIEYFGWYYLIITTLMVFFCIFLVFSPIGKLKLGKPYHKPEFRTISWLAMLFSAGMGIGLVFYGAAEPIQHYMGPPTADPETDAAMVEALRSTFFHYGFHAWAMYGVVALALAYSQFRKGEVGLLSKTLRPILGDRVDGPIGIAVDVLSVFATIIGVAVSLGVGTLQINGGLNYLFGLPINIMVQGIIIAVVTFLFLISAWSGLSKGIQYLSNLNMGLAGILLIAVLILGPTMMILNMMNTSTGAMLDTFLYNSLDVAPLNQQKSEWLEVWTIYYWGWWMSWSPFVGIFIARVSRGRSVREFVLAVLLVPTLVSIVWFSVFGVTGIEVGKTVPAIFDMNAETMLFGIFNELPLSMVLSVIALLLVSSFFVTSADSATYVLGMQTAFGSLQPSNKIKIVWGIALSSIAFVLLLSGGDTGLAALQSAAIISAFPFSFIIISMMVSFYKDANEERKYLGLSITPNRQRMKDYIEKSKRERAEEIKAEQEAGHEHQ is encoded by the coding sequence ATGGAAAATCCTACACAACCAAGCGGTAGAAAATTATCAAAAGTATTCATCTATGCTTCCATAATCGTGGGAATCATGGTGGTCCTCGGTGCCGTTTTCCCGGACCGGTTTGGCCAGGTCACCGGCAATGTCGGTTCATGGGTCATTGAATACTTCGGCTGGTACTATCTGATCATCACCACATTGATGGTCTTCTTCTGCATCTTCCTCGTCTTCAGCCCGATCGGTAAATTGAAACTCGGCAAACCGTACCATAAGCCGGAATTCCGGACCATCTCATGGCTCGCCATGCTGTTCAGTGCCGGAATGGGGATTGGTCTCGTATTCTACGGTGCAGCGGAACCGATCCAGCACTATATGGGGCCGCCGACGGCCGACCCTGAAACGGATGCCGCCATGGTGGAGGCGTTGCGTTCAACCTTCTTCCACTACGGTTTCCACGCATGGGCGATGTACGGCGTCGTTGCCCTCGCCCTCGCATATTCACAGTTCAGGAAAGGCGAGGTCGGTCTTCTTTCCAAGACGCTTCGACCGATACTTGGTGATCGTGTCGATGGTCCGATCGGCATTGCTGTCGACGTACTTTCCGTGTTCGCAACCATCATCGGTGTCGCCGTATCCCTTGGTGTCGGCACACTGCAGATCAATGGTGGATTGAACTACCTCTTTGGTCTGCCCATCAACATCATGGTCCAGGGCATCATCATAGCAGTCGTTACATTCCTGTTCCTGATCAGTGCGTGGAGCGGACTGAGCAAGGGAATCCAGTACTTGAGCAACCTGAACATGGGGCTTGCAGGTATTCTTCTCATTGCTGTACTCATCCTCGGTCCGACGATGATGATCCTCAACATGATGAATACATCGACAGGTGCCATGCTCGATACATTCCTTTATAACAGCCTTGATGTCGCGCCCCTGAACCAGCAGAAGAGCGAGTGGCTCGAAGTATGGACCATCTACTACTGGGGCTGGTGGATGAGCTGGAGTCCTTTCGTCGGTATATTCATAGCAAGGGTCTCCCGTGGTCGTTCAGTGCGTGAATTCGTACTGGCGGTACTGCTTGTACCGACACTCGTCAGCATCGTATGGTTCAGCGTCTTCGGTGTCACAGGCATCGAAGTCGGGAAGACTGTACCAGCCATCTTCGACATGAATGCGGAAACGATGCTGTTCGGTATATTCAATGAGCTGCCGCTGAGCATGGTGCTCTCAGTCATTGCACTGCTGCTCGTTTCATCATTCTTTGTGACTTCCGCCGACTCAGCTACGTATGTACTCGGCATGCAGACGGCATTCGGTTCCCTGCAGCCATCCAACAAGATAAAGATCGTATGGGGAATCGCCCTGTCTTCCATCGCCTTCGTACTGCTGCTGTCAGGCGGAGATACAGGACTTGCCGCACTCCAATCGGCAGCGATCATTTCAGCCTTCCCGTTCAGTTTCATCATCATCTCGATGATGGTGTCCTTCTATAAGGATGCGAATGAAGAGCGTAAATACCTCGGTCTTTCCATAACACCGAACAGGCAGCGCATGAAGGACTATATAGAGAAGTCCAAGCGTGAACGCGCGGAAGAGATAAAAGCCGAGCAGGAAGCCGGCCATGAGCATCAATAG
- a CDS encoding MFS transporter, with product MNQPKVGIQNNLAQFILLVVANLFVGSMVGIERTVLPLLGEEEFGLASTSAALSFIISFGFSKAVINYFAGSIADRYGRKKMLLAGWVIGLFVPVLIIFAHAWWVIVLANVLLGINQGLAWSMTVNMKIDLSKADQRGTAVGLNEFAGYSGVAVLAAVSGYVASTYSLRPEPFYIGIAIGIIGLLLSLIIKDTEGHLKVQMAAAKGEKNDLSAKEVFQKTTWQDRNLSTASFAGMSTNLKDGMAWGLFPLYFTTVGLSVTQIGTIVAVYPAAWGIFQLFTGALSDKLGRKKLITYGMWTQAAALWFILAVGSYPLWMAGAIVLGIGTAMVYPTLQAAISDVAAPGWRASSMGVYRFWRDSGYAFGALLAGVIADFMGVTWAIGLVALIPFIAGLLARFRLEETLKMNNVKQ from the coding sequence ATGAACCAGCCAAAAGTAGGCATACAAAACAATCTTGCCCAATTTATACTCCTTGTAGTGGCGAATCTGTTCGTCGGTTCCATGGTGGGGATAGAAAGGACAGTGCTGCCCCTCCTTGGGGAAGAGGAGTTCGGGCTTGCCTCCACAAGCGCTGCACTGAGCTTCATCATCAGCTTCGGCTTTTCCAAGGCGGTCATCAATTATTTTGCCGGGAGCATAGCAGACAGATATGGAAGGAAGAAAATGCTGCTGGCAGGATGGGTAATCGGCCTGTTCGTGCCGGTACTGATCATCTTTGCACACGCCTGGTGGGTGATTGTGCTGGCCAATGTCCTGCTCGGCATCAATCAGGGGCTCGCCTGGTCGATGACAGTGAACATGAAGATCGATTTGTCTAAGGCAGACCAGAGGGGCACGGCGGTAGGGCTGAATGAATTTGCAGGATATTCCGGGGTGGCTGTACTGGCGGCGGTCTCCGGCTACGTAGCGTCCACCTATTCACTGCGGCCTGAACCTTTCTATATCGGCATTGCAATTGGCATCATCGGTCTGCTCCTGTCCTTGATCATAAAAGATACGGAGGGACATCTGAAAGTGCAGATGGCGGCCGCCAAGGGGGAAAAGAACGACCTGTCGGCCAAAGAAGTCTTCCAGAAGACTACCTGGCAGGACCGCAATCTTTCAACTGCAAGTTTTGCAGGCATGTCCACCAACCTGAAGGATGGTATGGCATGGGGGCTCTTCCCCCTCTACTTCACGACTGTTGGCTTGAGTGTCACACAGATCGGGACGATAGTAGCTGTATATCCTGCCGCCTGGGGCATTTTCCAGCTTTTTACCGGGGCATTGAGCGACAAGCTGGGACGCAAGAAGCTCATCACCTATGGGATGTGGACTCAGGCAGCCGCGTTGTGGTTCATTCTGGCTGTGGGAAGCTATCCCCTATGGATGGCAGGTGCCATAGTACTCGGAATCGGTACGGCCATGGTCTACCCCACCCTGCAGGCAGCCATCAGTGATGTTGCCGCTCCAGGATGGCGGGCATCGTCGATGGGTGTATACCGCTTCTGGAGGGACAGCGGATACGCTTTCGGTGCGCTCCTTGCTGGTGTGATTGCAGACTTCATGGGTGTGACATGGGCGATCGGACTGGTGGCGTTGATACCATTCATAGCAGGACTGCTTGCCCGATTCCGTCTTGAGGAAACTTTGAAGATGAATAACGTTAAACAGTAG
- a CDS encoding FAD-dependent oxidoreductase, producing the protein MKIAIVGGVAGGATAATRIRRMDESAEIIMFERGEHVSYSNCSLPYYLSDVVDDSNKLLVMSEEKF; encoded by the coding sequence ATGAAAATTGCAATTGTTGGAGGAGTAGCCGGAGGCGCCACAGCCGCTACACGAATCAGAAGGATGGACGAGTCTGCAGAAATCATCATGTTTGAGCGTGGAGAACATGTCTCCTATTCGAACTGCTCCCTGCCCTACTATTTGAGCGATGTAGTGGATGACAGCAACAAACTGCTTGTCATGTCTGAAGAGAAATTTTGA